One Candidatus Nitrososphaera evergladensis SR1 genomic window carries:
- a CDS encoding 7-cyano-7-deazaguanine synthase produces MDKALVMLSGGLDSATCLYWAIERFSVSAITFNYFGRLDKEKRATQLLAEKAGVQVIEVDVPFVKEASDFDGGGKMKKEKGSDLRWASYVPARNMMFYSIAAHYAEYLNAKWIVGGHNSHDASFFKDASRTYIEKMNSLFAESCLLCDGRPYQIVLPLAEMDRKAVIMLARKLHVPIEMTWSCHQEGELPCERCYACRQRLEAFSALGIRDPVLGKKRR; encoded by the coding sequence ATGGACAAGGCCCTGGTCATGCTCTCAGGCGGGCTGGATTCAGCCACTTGCCTCTACTGGGCCATTGAAAGGTTTTCGGTTTCCGCAATCACGTTCAACTATTTTGGTAGGCTTGACAAGGAAAAGCGCGCTACTCAGCTCCTTGCAGAAAAGGCCGGCGTGCAGGTCATAGAGGTCGACGTGCCGTTTGTAAAGGAGGCGTCTGACTTTGACGGCGGTGGCAAGATGAAGAAAGAAAAGGGCTCCGACCTGAGATGGGCCTCGTACGTGCCGGCAAGAAACATGATGTTCTACTCCATAGCAGCGCACTATGCAGAGTACCTCAATGCCAAGTGGATAGTGGGCGGCCACAACAGCCACGACGCGTCATTCTTCAAGGACGCGTCCAGAACGTACATTGAAAAGATGAACTCGCTTTTTGCAGAAAGCTGCCTGCTGTGCGACGGCAGGCCGTACCAGATAGTGCTCCCTCTGGCGGAGATGGACAGAAAGGCTGTCATAATGCTTGCGCGCAAGCTGCATGTCCCAATAGAGATGACATGGAGCTGCCATCAGGAAGGCGAGCTTCCCTGCGAAAGGTGCTACGCGTGCAGGCAGCGTCTGGAGGCGTTTTCAGCCCTTGGCATCAGGGACCCCGTGCTTGGGAAGAAAAGAAGGTGA
- a CDS encoding asparagine synthase C-terminal domain-containing protein codes for MSLLRQELECALHDIVRAVLPEKNVAVAFSGGVDSTLLAVICRDLGKQVTLVTVGFPDSHDVSFSKEIASKIGLPHKVVELDSLDFKKDLAHVLQTITCGNTSHIENCIAYYYIAQAAGKLGLSVVASANGCDELFCGYNGYRAVYDKGESAIMEYMESKIKNELVLVQEISAVAAEFSVQVRQPFLSTEFVEFAKKVPIDQKIRGANDMVRKHILRQAALSLGVPEESALKPKKALQYGSYIHKNYKKSPSARTDGKEMKKSVV; via the coding sequence ATGTCGCTGCTACGTCAGGAACTAGAGTGCGCCCTGCACGATATAGTAAGAGCCGTCTTGCCGGAAAAAAATGTCGCAGTCGCGTTTTCCGGCGGAGTGGACAGCACGCTTCTGGCAGTCATTTGCCGCGACCTTGGCAAGCAGGTGACGCTTGTGACTGTGGGGTTTCCAGACTCGCACGACGTTTCGTTCTCAAAAGAGATTGCGTCAAAGATCGGCCTGCCGCATAAAGTGGTCGAGCTTGACAGCCTTGATTTCAAAAAAGACCTTGCGCACGTCCTGCAGACGATAACATGCGGCAATACCTCTCATATCGAGAACTGCATCGCGTACTATTACATAGCGCAAGCTGCCGGCAAACTTGGGCTTTCGGTGGTGGCAAGCGCCAACGGTTGCGACGAGCTTTTCTGTGGCTACAACGGCTATCGGGCAGTCTACGACAAGGGGGAGTCCGCGATAATGGAGTACATGGAGTCCAAGATAAAAAACGAGCTTGTGCTGGTGCAGGAAATATCTGCCGTCGCAGCCGAGTTCTCGGTGCAGGTGCGCCAGCCCTTCCTCTCTACCGAGTTTGTCGAGTTTGCAAAAAAGGTGCCAATAGACCAAAAGATCAGAGGGGCAAACGACATGGTGCGAAAGCACATCCTGCGCCAGGCAGCCCTTTCTTTGGGCGTACCAGAAGAATCAGCACTCAAACCGAAAAAGGCGTTGCAGTACGGCTCGTATATACACAAAAATTACAAAAAATCTCCGTCCGCTAGGACAGACGGGAAAGAAATGAAAAAAAGCGTGGTCTAG
- a CDS encoding amino acid permease: MSAPADGGQRPTAAAEAHGQHQLVRTLGLTDVVMVGIAAMIGGAIFVLTGPAIGLAGSAVIIAFVINGIITLFTAMVYAELGSAMPEAGGGYLWIREGLPRPNAFISGWMAWFAHIVAGSLYAVGFGSFAYSLLNVAGVLPSQMLLGIFPVDKLIAVASIAAFTYVNVKGTSETGKAGTAVTLVQLGAILAILAFGLWGILNNPGWEQRFSEQFLPLGISGMVAAMGLTFIAFEGYEIIVQTGEEVKNPKRNIPKAIFISLAIVVTLYCLMAFVALAATNAPDGTPAWKFIGGDNAELGISRAVDLFMPYGAFVVLAGGIVSTLAALNATTFSSARVALAMGRNYNLPHKLSEIHPVNKTPYVAAIVSGIIMAVMAYALPLNDIALAAGVIFLLLFTQVNVSVITIRRMYGNKLDYGFKTPLFPLIPVIGIVLKLGLAIYLLVTQPLSWVITILWILVGFVLYRMYTFKKEVEHYAPLVTQQGAEERRAYRVLLMYSPENPDRLAKYATRIARETAGEVNVLRIITVPLQTPLSAGTAFAESARRAFQPLEEVFEKRGVPSHYLVRISHDATEAMLATIEEQKVNLLIADLETLRRNKKLLTLATCDILAIAAESDELEMEPVREQVEADLEMHAVPAEEKKNMVVIYDGGPHANLVLKITSWLEHSGRFKVNLVSVSKKEEETDGSVAMKPDYLSQLGVDLTEVHLGASMQESAANVFSAIDAYRPDIVVMGASIGRFSVLDNPQMLQMLKRFHCPVMIARDFGIPGMYHATSFVRRMLGK, encoded by the coding sequence TTGTCTGCACCGGCTGACGGAGGGCAGCGGCCAACTGCGGCTGCTGAAGCTCACGGCCAGCACCAGTTGGTACGCACTCTTGGCCTGACCGACGTCGTAATGGTCGGAATAGCCGCCATGATAGGGGGCGCCATATTTGTTCTCACGGGGCCTGCCATAGGGCTTGCAGGAAGCGCAGTGATAATTGCGTTTGTGATAAACGGCATCATCACGCTTTTCACGGCCATGGTGTACGCGGAGCTTGGCTCGGCAATGCCGGAGGCCGGCGGCGGCTACCTGTGGATACGCGAGGGCCTGCCAAGACCAAACGCGTTCATCAGCGGGTGGATGGCGTGGTTTGCCCACATTGTTGCAGGGAGCCTCTACGCCGTGGGCTTTGGCTCGTTTGCGTACAGCCTGCTCAATGTTGCAGGCGTGCTTCCGTCGCAGATGCTCCTTGGGATATTTCCCGTCGACAAGCTGATAGCGGTGGCCTCGATAGCGGCATTTACATACGTCAACGTCAAGGGCACGTCTGAAACCGGCAAAGCAGGCACCGCAGTGACTCTGGTGCAGCTTGGCGCAATATTGGCCATCCTTGCGTTTGGCCTGTGGGGCATACTGAACAATCCGGGATGGGAGCAGCGGTTTTCCGAACAATTCTTGCCGCTTGGCATAAGCGGCATGGTGGCAGCGATGGGCCTTACGTTCATTGCGTTTGAGGGCTACGAGATAATAGTCCAGACGGGCGAAGAGGTCAAGAACCCAAAGCGCAACATACCAAAGGCAATATTCATCTCACTTGCAATCGTGGTTACACTGTACTGCCTGATGGCATTTGTGGCGCTGGCCGCAACAAACGCGCCTGACGGCACGCCAGCGTGGAAGTTCATAGGAGGCGACAACGCGGAGCTTGGCATAAGCAGGGCTGTCGACCTTTTCATGCCGTACGGCGCGTTCGTGGTCCTTGCAGGCGGCATCGTGTCCACCCTTGCCGCGCTCAACGCCACCACGTTTTCATCGGCAAGGGTCGCCCTTGCAATGGGCAGAAACTACAACCTTCCCCACAAGCTCAGCGAAATACACCCAGTGAACAAGACGCCCTACGTTGCCGCCATCGTTTCAGGCATAATAATGGCCGTCATGGCATACGCGCTGCCGCTCAACGACATCGCCCTTGCGGCCGGCGTGATATTCCTCCTCCTTTTCACGCAGGTCAACGTCTCTGTCATCACTATTCGCAGGATGTACGGCAACAAGCTTGACTATGGCTTCAAGACCCCGCTGTTCCCCCTGATACCGGTAATTGGAATAGTCTTGAAGCTTGGACTTGCCATCTACCTCCTTGTCACGCAGCCGCTCAGCTGGGTCATCACCATCCTGTGGATACTTGTCGGCTTTGTCCTGTACCGCATGTACACGTTCAAAAAGGAAGTGGAGCACTATGCGCCCCTTGTCACTCAGCAGGGCGCAGAAGAGCGGCGCGCCTACAGAGTGCTTCTTATGTACAGCCCGGAAAACCCCGACAGGCTGGCGAAATACGCGACTCGAATAGCAAGGGAGACGGCGGGAGAAGTGAACGTGCTTCGCATAATCACGGTTCCCCTCCAGACCCCGCTTTCTGCCGGCACGGCCTTTGCGGAAAGTGCCCGGCGGGCATTTCAGCCACTTGAGGAGGTGTTTGAGAAAAGAGGCGTGCCAAGCCACTATCTGGTCAGGATATCGCATGACGCGACAGAGGCGATGCTGGCGACCATAGAGGAGCAAAAGGTAAACCTGCTGATAGCCGATCTTGAGACGCTGCGCAGGAACAAAAAGCTTTTGACCCTTGCCACTTGCGACATTTTGGCAATAGCGGCCGAAAGCGACGAGTTGGAAATGGAGCCGGTGCGCGAGCAGGTCGAGGCGGACCTTGAGATGCACGCGGTGCCTGCCGAGGAAAAGAAGAACATGGTAGTGATATACGACGGCGGGCCGCACGCAAACCTTGTCCTAAAGATCACAAGCTGGCTTGAGCACTCTGGCAGGTTCAAGGTCAACCTAGTTTCCGTGAGCAAAAAGGAAGAAGAGACGGACGGAAGCGTAGCCATGAAGCCTGATTACTTGTCGCAGCTTGGAGTCGACCTGACAGAGGTGCACCTGGGTGCCAGTATGCAAGAGTCTGCCGCAAACGTGTTTTCTGCAATCGATGCGTACAGGCCGGACATCGTGGTGATGGGTGCAAGCATCGGCAGGTTCTCTGTCCTTGACAACCCGCAGATGCTTCAGATGCTCAAGCGGTTCCACTGCCCGGTCATGATTGCAAGGGACTTTGGCATTCCAGGCATGTATCATGCCACGTCGTTTGTAAGAAGGATGCTTGGAAAGTAA
- a CDS encoding UbiA family prenyltransferase: MSIITSLNPTGRQKAQVSFAHSQLVLFQSRMKWGIVYALATMAGLLLVPGTIDAMLAETNAATLVQRIVPLPLISLLITTGMFLLNDLLDVDLDRANGKKRPLPSGQVTKKQAWIFITWTNVLAVVLSVATANFASMILVAPMLAIGIMYSAPKIALDDRFLIKTVVIALYYMLCAALGATTAYSLDPLVGSPVVFIHAAFMLGTMRFISSVLNDTGDVDGDKAAGRRTIPIVIGRENTIKMGMMMVVGMAGISWAIYALDGIGIVTASFSSAFAALMVIRLSKTIKGAKDKDFIRKQHKRLLPFDLMLLSGLPIGVFML; the protein is encoded by the coding sequence ATGTCTATCATCACAAGTCTGAACCCAACTGGCAGGCAAAAGGCCCAAGTTTCTTTTGCACATTCCCAGCTTGTTCTGTTCCAGTCACGCATGAAATGGGGCATCGTATACGCCCTAGCAACGATGGCAGGACTGCTCCTAGTCCCAGGAACCATCGATGCCATGCTGGCAGAAACAAATGCTGCAACCCTTGTGCAACGAATAGTACCACTGCCTCTGATCTCATTGTTGATAACAACTGGCATGTTCCTTCTCAATGATCTCCTCGATGTTGACCTGGACAGGGCAAACGGCAAAAAGAGACCGTTGCCGTCAGGCCAAGTAACCAAAAAGCAAGCCTGGATCTTTATTACATGGACCAATGTTTTGGCAGTGGTGCTCTCAGTTGCGACAGCGAATTTTGCAAGCATGATCCTTGTCGCCCCAATGCTTGCAATAGGCATCATGTACTCTGCGCCAAAAATCGCGCTTGACGACAGGTTTCTCATCAAAACAGTCGTGATAGCACTTTACTACATGCTTTGCGCAGCCCTTGGCGCCACGACTGCCTATAGCCTTGATCCGCTTGTTGGCAGTCCTGTTGTGTTCATACACGCCGCATTTATGCTAGGCACGATGAGGTTTATTTCGTCCGTTTTAAATGACACAGGCGACGTCGATGGCGACAAGGCTGCTGGAAGGCGGACAATACCAATAGTCATAGGCAGAGAAAACACCATCAAGATGGGCATGATGATGGTAGTTGGAATGGCCGGGATATCTTGGGCAATTTATGCACTTGACGGCATAGGTATTGTCACGGCATCGTTCTCAAGCGCATTTGCAGCCTTAATGGTCATCAGGCTGTCAAAGACGATAAAGGGCGCAAAGGACAAGGATTTCATTCGCAAACAGCACAAGAGGCTGCTTCCGTTTGACCTGATGCTGCTCTCAGGCCTTCCCATAGGAGTCTTTATGCTCTAG
- a CDS encoding 6-pyruvoyl trahydropterin synthase family protein, whose protein sequence is MPTERVVLNSDLRYLDSKGNLMRTRAELSVARMLDFLGHDYKYDQPVTLPDGKVVRVDFVAGSRHIEVVDSEADAAKFRRIKEEMQVLDIVAIGHSKYSSKVDEIDSMFFYDESERTQTGSIFIEDPSLAFDYAHILPLVEKCSVLHGHTSTVMVEIIGSMKNNLVVDFGEAKRIIKDTINMIDHKFFINKKYLEKEDDTHYYVSFQGPRGYFNLQLPKMTTWLMPGEATVENLSTEIIRLLAPRMPPNVEALGVYIYEGVNKGAHIIAGVKKEEKKG, encoded by the coding sequence ATGCCCACCGAACGGGTCGTTTTGAACAGCGATCTGCGCTACCTCGACAGTAAGGGCAATCTTATGCGTACAAGAGCCGAGCTGTCAGTTGCACGGATGCTTGACTTTCTAGGCCATGACTACAAGTATGACCAGCCCGTGACGCTGCCGGATGGCAAGGTCGTGCGCGTGGATTTTGTAGCAGGCAGCAGGCACATAGAGGTCGTCGATTCAGAAGCGGACGCGGCAAAGTTCCGCAGGATAAAGGAAGAGATGCAGGTGCTTGACATCGTCGCAATAGGCCACTCTAAATATTCCAGCAAAGTGGACGAGATAGACTCGATGTTCTTTTACGACGAGTCAGAGCGGACGCAGACAGGCTCTATCTTTATCGAGGACCCGTCGCTTGCGTTTGACTATGCGCACATACTTCCGCTCGTGGAAAAATGCTCGGTGTTGCACGGCCACACGTCGACTGTCATGGTCGAGATAATAGGGAGCATGAAGAACAACTTGGTAGTCGACTTTGGCGAGGCAAAGCGCATAATCAAAGATACCATCAATATGATAGACCACAAGTTCTTCATCAACAAAAAGTATCTGGAAAAAGAAGACGACACGCACTATTACGTCTCATTTCAGGGACCACGTGGATATTTCAATTTGCAGCTGCCCAAGATGACGACTTGGCTGATGCCCGGCGAGGCGACGGTGGAAAACCTGTCGACAGAAATAATCAGGCTGCTTGCGCCGCGTATGCCTCCAAACGTGGAGGCGCTTGGCGTCTACATTTACGAAGGCGTCAACAAGGGCGCGCACATCATAGCGGGCGTCAAGAAGGAAGAGAAAAAGGGTTAG
- a CDS encoding ATP-binding protein has protein sequence MHQPVFLSIRSKITFVSLFLAITTLFAVALISFISADNQLRERVSDQLISESTGRGAAIRSLIDTRIEQIRLMSTNSALQNAIAELNQNGSAASSQRMQQYRDDFTAGVESFRQVVGTPAGLENVKVMGIDGRVLFSSDRSEEGADLSHDRRFLRGVNESFLEFDQVNGQRKTIVTVPIYKNGQIGTAPAIGVMMATMDTAKFDEILLNRKGLGETGEVYLVNANRTLISESRFIENAAFRTTVNTLAVNKCFDEGAEIFAVYPDYRNIPIVGSSYCARDLGFVLLAEIDEAEIFQPVTQLRDAILIAGVIITGVVVTIALYVSKTISRPITRLRDAADKITKGDYTHRVGVESGDEIGRLAEQFDMMRKSVLETNMNLNRLVRDRTKELTDMTNALDATAIVAVTDRDGTITKVNSRFAEISKYSEQELIGQNHRILKSGYHPPAFFENMWKTITSGQIWEGEIKNRAKDGSFYWVKTTIVPFLGDDGQPKQYIAIHSDITNLKNTEERLNEALARDRANAEIIKMQVEELNVTNKELRRKDKLKDEFLSMASHELKTPLTPIIGWCDALKSNTILGKLSGEQRAAVDTIEKNAVKLEKMVSDMLDAQKLELNEFKFNIGEVDVDRVIKNVERDLEFVMKENNIEFAVNAQPGLKLRSDETRIIQVLNALLYNSVDFVPKVGGRIELTAEARDGDIVFGVRDNGPGIPKDKQRFLFKKFYQVDTSLKRKHGGTGLGLAISKGIVTGLGGQIWVDTEEGKGSSFYFSLPRETKNENPHN, from the coding sequence TTGCACCAGCCTGTTTTCCTGAGCATCAGGTCCAAGATCACGTTTGTCAGCCTCTTTCTTGCCATAACGACCCTTTTTGCCGTCGCCCTCATCAGTTTTATCTCTGCGGACAACCAGTTGCGCGAAAGAGTCAGCGACCAGCTGATAAGCGAGTCCACAGGCAGGGGCGCGGCCATACGCTCGCTTATCGACACAAGAATAGAACAGATACGGCTGATGTCCACAAACAGCGCGCTCCAAAATGCTATTGCAGAGTTGAACCAGAACGGTTCGGCGGCAAGCAGCCAGAGGATGCAGCAGTACAGAGACGACTTTACGGCAGGCGTAGAGTCTTTTCGGCAGGTGGTCGGGACCCCTGCAGGGCTTGAAAATGTCAAGGTGATGGGCATCGACGGGCGCGTGCTTTTTTCGTCCGACCGGTCGGAGGAAGGCGCGGACTTGTCGCATGATAGGCGGTTTCTGCGCGGGGTGAACGAGAGTTTTCTTGAATTTGACCAGGTTAACGGCCAGCGCAAGACCATAGTCACCGTCCCGATATACAAAAACGGCCAGATAGGCACGGCGCCGGCGATAGGCGTCATGATGGCCACGATGGACACTGCAAAGTTTGACGAGATCCTGCTAAACCGCAAGGGCCTCGGGGAGACTGGCGAGGTTTACCTCGTAAATGCCAACAGGACGCTCATTTCCGAGTCAAGGTTCATTGAGAACGCCGCATTTCGGACCACGGTCAATACCCTTGCGGTCAACAAGTGCTTTGACGAAGGCGCCGAGATCTTTGCGGTATACCCCGACTACAGGAACATCCCCATCGTTGGCTCGTCATACTGCGCCCGTGACCTCGGGTTCGTGCTCCTGGCAGAGATTGACGAGGCAGAGATATTTCAGCCCGTAACGCAGCTGCGCGACGCTATCCTCATCGCAGGCGTTATAATCACGGGCGTTGTAGTAACCATAGCACTGTACGTGTCAAAGACCATCTCAAGGCCCATAACTCGGCTCAGAGACGCCGCCGACAAGATCACAAAGGGCGACTACACCCATAGGGTAGGAGTCGAGTCTGGCGACGAGATAGGCAGGCTTGCAGAGCAGTTTGACATGATGCGAAAGAGCGTGCTTGAGACCAACATGAACCTGAACCGGCTGGTGCGCGACCGCACAAAAGAGCTCACCGACATGACAAACGCGCTGGACGCAACTGCCATCGTGGCCGTAACCGACCGAGACGGCACGATAACAAAGGTGAACAGCAGGTTTGCAGAGATCTCGAAATATTCGGAACAGGAGCTCATAGGACAGAACCACCGGATTTTAAAGTCAGGATACCACCCGCCAGCATTTTTTGAGAACATGTGGAAGACCATTACCTCCGGCCAGATATGGGAAGGCGAGATAAAGAACAGGGCCAAGGATGGGAGCTTCTACTGGGTCAAGACCACCATCGTGCCGTTCCTTGGTGACGACGGCCAGCCCAAGCAGTACATCGCAATACACAGCGACATCACCAACCTGAAAAACACAGAGGAGCGCCTGAATGAGGCGCTTGCACGCGACAGGGCAAACGCCGAGATAATCAAGATGCAGGTAGAAGAGCTGAACGTCACAAACAAGGAGCTCAGGCGCAAGGACAAGCTGAAAGACGAGTTTCTCAGCATGGCGTCGCATGAACTCAAGACGCCTCTCACTCCCATCATAGGCTGGTGCGATGCACTAAAGTCAAACACAATCCTTGGCAAGCTGTCAGGCGAGCAGCGTGCAGCAGTCGACACCATTGAAAAGAACGCGGTCAAGCTTGAGAAAATGGTGAGCGACATGCTTGACGCGCAAAAGCTGGAGCTGAACGAATTCAAGTTCAACATCGGAGAGGTGGACGTGGACCGCGTGATAAAGAACGTTGAGCGCGACCTGGAGTTTGTGATGAAGGAAAACAACATCGAGTTTGCAGTAAATGCACAGCCGGGCCTGAAGCTGCGGTCTGACGAGACGAGGATAATACAGGTGCTGAACGCGCTCTTGTACAACTCTGTCGATTTCGTCCCCAAGGTGGGAGGCAGGATAGAGCTCACGGCGGAAGCAAGAGACGGCGACATTGTCTTTGGCGTCAGGGACAACGGGCCAGGGATCCCAAAGGACAAGCAGAGGTTCCTGTTCAAGAAATTCTACCAAGTAGATACCTCGTTGAAGCGCAAGCACGGCGGCACCGGCCTTGGGCTTGCGATATCAAAGGGCATAGTCACCGGCCTTGGCGGCCAGATATGGGTCGACACCGAAGAGGGCAAGGGCTCTAGTTTTTATTTCAGTCTACCGAGAGAAACAAAAAATGAGAATCCTCATAATTGA
- a CDS encoding Clp1/GlmU family protein, protein MAPSAVQMVRGPATVQVIGRCHVLGMDVSLRTIEVRAGKALPFELDADCKLDVQGGESWIAGADNAGTCMWQEIAENILALGSAAATTVVVMVVGATDTGKSTFSTYLANLALGRGIVPCIVDGDIGQGDLAPPTALGAAVIKEQVVDLRDAQAGLFEFVGAITPAGAEKLVAQKLKSLVGRMKKTMMMTTTATPAAASLKIVNTDGYSDPLYKWMLASVVSPDVVICMGQDSSNNNNDLARALLSRWELFVAPSSSAQVLKTHSERVGRRMEQYIRHVGDGLVSKSTDAARFFYRNRPIPRNAVLALGPEGMFVALGSRRRIAGFGVIESMDAHQVSIRTGVQDFSTIHASEIRLRKNHEERITFFSSQARGP, encoded by the coding sequence ATGGCGCCCAGCGCAGTGCAGATGGTGAGGGGGCCTGCCACCGTGCAAGTCATTGGTAGGTGTCATGTACTTGGGATGGACGTATCGCTGCGTACGATTGAGGTGAGGGCTGGAAAGGCACTGCCTTTTGAACTGGATGCGGACTGCAAGCTTGACGTGCAGGGCGGCGAGTCGTGGATCGCAGGCGCCGACAACGCCGGCACTTGCATGTGGCAAGAAATCGCAGAAAACATTTTGGCGCTTGGCAGCGCAGCAGCAACAACCGTGGTGGTGATGGTAGTCGGCGCAACAGACACGGGCAAGTCTACCTTTTCAACCTACCTTGCAAACCTTGCCCTTGGCCGCGGCATAGTACCATGCATAGTTGACGGCGACATCGGCCAGGGCGACCTTGCGCCGCCGACGGCCCTTGGCGCGGCAGTCATCAAGGAACAGGTTGTTGACCTGCGGGATGCGCAAGCCGGCCTTTTTGAGTTTGTTGGCGCGATAACTCCTGCCGGCGCAGAAAAGCTGGTGGCGCAAAAGCTAAAGTCGCTCGTTGGCAGGATGAAGAAGACGATGATGATGACGACAACAGCAACGCCTGCAGCAGCAAGCCTGAAAATAGTCAACACGGACGGCTATTCTGATCCTTTGTACAAGTGGATGCTTGCAAGCGTTGTTTCGCCTGACGTTGTCATCTGCATGGGGCAGGACAGCAGCAACAACAATAACGACCTTGCCCGTGCGCTTTTGAGTCGGTGGGAGTTGTTCGTGGCACCTTCATCGAGCGCGCAGGTATTAAAAACACATTCTGAAAGGGTGGGCCGCCGGATGGAGCAGTACATCAGGCATGTCGGAGACGGGCTAGTCTCAAAAAGCACGGACGCGGCACGCTTTTTCTATCGAAACAGGCCTATCCCGCGGAATGCCGTGCTTGCGCTTGGACCGGAAGGGATGTTCGTAGCGCTTGGCTCGCGGCGCAGGATCGCCGGCTTTGGCGTGATAGAGTCGATGGATGCACACCAAGTATCAATAAGGACGGGCGTGCAGGATTTCTCTACAATCCATGCAAGCGAGATCCGGCTGCGCAAAAACCACGAAGAAAGGATCACCTTCTTTTCTTCCCAAGCACGGGGTCCCTGA